The sequence CGTATTGTATGCATCTTCATCATCGAGTAACTTTTGTGCTTCAGTTATGATTGTTTCCTTATTGGTCCCAACAAGTTTAACCGTTCCTGCTTCTACTGCTTCAGGACGTTCGGTGGTATCTCTCATTACAAGTACTGGTTTTCCCAAACTAGGAGCTTCTTCTTGAACCCCACCTGAATCTGTGATGATGAAATATGAGTGATTCATCATATAAATAAAGCTTTCATACTGAAGCGGTTCTATTAAAAATACATTTGATACATCCGAGAGTATCTCTTTTACAGGTTGTTGTACGTTTGGATTTAGATGAACAGGATATACGATATCTATCTCTGGATTATTTAACGCTAATGTTTTTAGTGCTTCACAAATATTGATAAATCCTTGTCCAAAGTTCTCTCTCCTATGCCCGGTTACAAGTACCAATTTCTTGGTATCATTTAATTGATACTGAGAATTGATAGATACAATGATTTTATGTTTTAGCTGAGGATTATTTTCTATTTTATCTAAGGCTAAAAATAGTGCATCTATAACCGTATTACCGGTTACTAATATATTATCTTGATTTTTATTCTCTTTAAGAAGATTCTTTTCACTTGTAGTGGTTGGAGCGAAATGATAATTCGCCAGTACTCCTGTAATTTGTCTATTTGCTTCTTCCGGCCAGGGGCTGTAGATATTGCCTGTCCTAAGTCCTGCTTCTACATGTCCCACTTTTATTTTATGATAAAAAGCAGCAAGTGAACTTGCACTTGTAGTTGTCGTATCTCCATGGACCAATACAATATCAGGCTTGAAATCACTTAATACATCTTTTAGCCCTAATAAAACATTTGAGGTCACATCAAATAAGTCTTGCCCTGGTTTCATAATATTTAAATCATAATTAGGGATGATATCAAACATATCAAGAACCTGATCTAACATCTCTCTATGTTGCGCAGTTACACAAACTTTTGATTGAATGGAAGTCTCTGTTTCACAGGCTTTCACTAATGGTGCCATTTTTATAGCTTCTGGTCGTGTTCCAAATACTAGGAGAACTTTTTTCATTTTAATAATTCCTTATACTCATAAAGTGTCTGCTCTGCAATTTTAAGCCAATCAAAGTTTTGATTTACAAATTCTTTTGATTTATTTCCCATCCCCACATAGTCATTTTCTAATAACTTATCTATTTTTTCTGCTAGATCTTGAGGATTTTCCGGTTCACAAAGGTACCCATTAACTCCATCTTTGATTAAAACGGGAATACCACCAACCCTTGTCCCGACCAAAGGTAAAGAAGCAGCCATTGCTTCTAATCCACTGATACTTGTAGCCTCCATTAGGGATGGTAATATGGACAGATCTGAGGCACTGTAATAATCGATGATCTCATCATGTCTTTTCGAGCCTAGCAAGATGAATCTGTTTGTAAAATTTTCTTCTAGAATTTTCTTTACCTCTTCAAAATCTTCACCATCACCTATGAATAAAAACTTTAACTTCTTATTTTTGATATATTTTGTTGACTTCGCAAGATATTTTACACCATTTTTCCAAACCATTCTACGAGTGATGATAGCCAGGATTTCATCATCCTTTATTCCAAGTGTACTTCTAAGTTCATTTCGTATCTTTTCATTTCTTGTAAACTTATCAGAGATAACACCATTTGAGATAAACACTTTCTTGGCTTTGATTTCAAATGGTACTTCAAGCAACTCCTCGCTAGGGGCTAAAAATAGTTTAGGTTTATCAAATAATCTTTTAAGTAAAGGGATTCTATATCCCCCTTTTCTGATTCTTTTTAAATAGCCGGAAGTATGATTGGTATAAACCAGTGGTATATCTTTAATATTATAAAATTCAAGTGGTCTCATACCATGAATATGAATGATATCGAAATCTTTTTTACGTATTAGATCCTTTACAAACTTATTGATCTGATACCCATAGGTAAAGCCAAAAAACTTTAGATCGAACCTATAAATATCAACACCATCTAACGTTTCAAAAGGCTTTTGCCCCTTATTGACAAACTTTGTAGCAATAGTAACATGACATCCTATTCTTCTTAAAGCCTGACTAAGTTCGTAAACGTGCGCGGTAATGCCCCCTACCGTTGGTACATAATCCAAACTAACCATTAAAACATTCATCATTCTCTTCTTCCTTATACCCTTTCATTATTGACAAGATCCGTATAAACACTCATATTTTTATCAACCATCTGTTCCAATGAAAAATTTTCTCTGATATACTCTGCCATCTCTTCTTTATCAAAAGAACTCTGCTGTACTTTAATAATCAGACTTGACAATCCCTCTGCATCATTTGGTTCAAATAAGAATCCATTCTTACCTTCAATCACATAATCTGCAGTCGCACCAATGTTTGTAGCTATCAATGGTGTACCCATAAAAATACTTTCAATATTGGCTCTTCCGAATGTTTCAGGTTTATTGGATGCAGAGATACTCACATCCGATAACGAAAATATCTCTTTAATATGTTGCTGATTGCCGGTAAAAATAATATCATTGCTATAAGGACTCTCTTCAACCATTTTGTTAAGCTCTTCATAGTAATTGATTCTACTCTCATCAACACTTCCGACAAAAAGCAGTTTGGCATTTTTAATATGCTTTTTGACTTCCATAAATGCTTTTATCGCTGTTTTTTGATCTTTCCAATGTGTAATTCTTGCTACATGCGTAATAATAAAACAATTATCAAGCTGATATTTCTTTTTAAAATCATCTATAAAATCATGATCTAATTCTTTACTAAAGGCATCCATGTCCACACCCCGAGGTATCAAAACAATTTTATCCATAGGTGTCTGATAATGTTTCACAATATGTTCGATCATAAATTTGCTACCACATATAACTTTATCTCCATAAGTCATCACTTTACTATAGGGGTTCACACTATTAAAGCCATGTACAGTTGTAACAAAGGGGAAATGTAATGTTCTATTCGCAAGATAGGTCAGCCATGCAGGTACCCTGCTTCGTGCATGAAGTATGTCCGGTTTTATATCTTTTAGGATCTTTCTAAGTTTTAAAACTCTGAAAGGAGCGGTGAAAAGATTTTTACTGTAGACATCAAGAGTAATATGTTTCCCTCCATCTTTTTCTATCTGATCTTGTAATTTTCCACCTGCAGAGACCACAATGCTCTCATGTCCCTGTTTTACCAATTCACGGCTTAACTCCATGACACCACGCTCTACACCGCCTTCATTGAGTTCAGGCAATAACTGTACTATTCTCATATGTTCACCTCTGTAAGGTATGTTTTAAAGTCTATTTTTTTATTTTTATTTTTTATAGTTCCGTCAAAAATGTGCAAATACCCCTCTTTTTCCAAAACATCTATAAATCGTATAAATTTGTTATCTCTCTTACTCTCTAAAGGTAAAACCATCACATTGGAGTTACCATAAGAGACCGCTTCAGAGATCATCGAGGTGCTATCCCCTGTGATGAAGACTGTTTCGCACTGATCAAGGAAATCAGGGATGGGGTTGATGGGATTTTTAGAAAAGGTCACCTCATAATCAAAGGCATAGGACGCTATCAGATCTTCTATCTCTTTACTGGTTCTAGGAGATGTGGTGACAGCTACCTCATACTCTTTGTATCTATCAACTATCGTGTCTAATTGTAGTTGCAGTTTTTCTTTCGACATCGTAAAAAGTTTATTGTCTCCACCGATCACGATACCGATTGACTTCTTCTTTGCCTGATAAAGCCCTTGAGGCTCCACATACGCAAAGTTTGCAGGAATCTCTATGATGTTCTTCTGTTTAGGCGGGTTATCATGGCTTTGGGCAAAGATGATATCAAAATCATAACGATACCCTCGAGGCAGCATCATCGCTACTGATCTTGCATCCATTTTCTTGGCAAACACTTTCGTCGCGTAGGATGTTGTAGAGCCTGTTCCCACGACCATATCATAGGTTCTATCTATCTGTAGATCAAACAGTTTATCTGTGTACATCCCTATTTTGTCAAGTATGTAGCTCAATGCTTTAACCCATTTATATTTAAACCTCACAGAGACCACATCATAAGGTACATTCAAGTACTTCACCAAGGCAAGAGACTGGTTCAGATGCCCCGGACGGTCATCACTGAGTATAAGGACTCTACTCATACCCGCCACCTATTGTGCATCCAGAACCATTGTTCAGGATATTTTTTGACGATATCTTCTATGGCCTGGTTGTATTTCAAAGTCATTGCTTCAAGCTTCTTCTGCTGGTCCTCGATCTCATCTGCCACATACTCGACACCTTCATTGATCACCAGCTCATACAACCCTTCACTGTTTCTCACCACAAAAACAGGTACGACCAAAGGATCGAGCTTCAATTTCAATGAAGCAACAGAAAGCGTTGTCTCGGCAGGTTTGCCAAAAAAGTCTATCTTGGCACTAAGTGGACCTCCCGATTTCTGATCGATAAGCAATCCCACATTTCCCTTGGCCTTCAATCGTTTCATCATGGAGAGCATGGCTTTGTCTTTACTTGCAGCGCTATTGCCGTATTTTTCACGAAACGGTGTTGTAATATTGGCTTCTATCAGTCTATTGTTTCCCTTGCGTCCTATAACGATCATAGGAAGTCCGTTTTTTGCGATAAAGTGTGCCATGAGTTCCCAGTTGGAGAAATGTGCCGTCATAAAGACAATACCATGTGGACTGTTTTGTGCCAGTTCTTGTAATTTCTCTTGGACTTCTTCTCTGTTTTTTATCGCATGATCGATATCGAACTTTCCCGTAAACATCAACAAAATTTCAGAAATCGTTTTAGAGAGTTCAATATACACCTCTTTAGAGAGAAGCACTATCTCTTGAGGAGTTTTCTCAGGAAAGGCCATGGTAAGATTTGTGATGGTAAGGTGGCGTCTTTTTTTATCTATATGGTAAACAAGAAGGGTAAGCGCTTTCATCATAGTGTAAATGAATGATGTAGGTGCTATCTTTGCCAGCCACAAAAATAGTCTTACAAAAGCATACTCTGTTTTTTCTCTCATTCCTATCCTGTTTGCAATTTAATACGTAATTTTACCCAAATAGCCTAAAGGATACAGACCCCAAACATCTGCTTTCAATTTAATTTGCTATAATCACGGTAATTTATAAGAGTATCAAAGGAATACAATCGTGATAGGAATCGTCGATTACAAAATGGGGAACTTGGCCTCTGTCATCAATGCGTTTGCTAAGGTCGGGGCAGATGCCACCCTGGAGAGTGACCCTTCCAAACTTGACCAATATGATAAACTCATACTGCCCGGTGTAGGTGCATTTGGCGATGCTATGGAACACCTCAAAACAAACGGTATGGATAAGGCGGTCATTGATTTTGCTGCCTCAGGGAAACCGCTTTTGGGTATCTGTCTCGGTATGCAGTTGCTCTTTGAAAGTTCTGAAGAGTTTGCAAAAGATGAACACGGTACAAAAGGTTTGGGACTTATCCCGGGTAAAGTCGTCGCGTTTGATGAAAACAAATTTGACCATCACCTCAAAGTACCGCATATGGGATGGAATGAACTCTTCCAACAAAAAGAAACAGCTCTTTTTGCAGAAATGAAAAAAGATTTTTATCTCTACTTTGTACACTCATTCCATGCAGTCTGTGATGACGCATATGCCATAGGAAAAACACACTATGGGTATGAGTTTGTATCGGCCGTACAGAACGGGAACATTTACGGCATCCAGCCACACCCTGAAAAAAGCCATGAAAATGGTTTGAAGATTATAGAAAATTTTGCAAAATTATAGGAAAAGAACAGATGACAATACTACCAGCAATAGACCTCAAAGACGGTAAAGCCGTAAGACTCAGCAAAGGACTCATGGAGTCTGCAAAGATATACTCGGATGAGCCTTGGCAAGTGGCGAAACGCTTTGAAGAGCTTGGATCTGAGTGGGTCCACCTTGTTGACCTTAACGGTGCCTTTGCAGGTAAGCCTGAGAACTTGGAGCAGATCAGACAGATCCGTGAGCACTGCAACCTCAAACTTGAACTGGGTGGCGGTATCCGTGATGAAGAGACCATCAAAATGTATCTGGAACTGGGCATTGATCGATTGATCTTGGGCTCTATCGCTGTAAAAGATGCGCAATTTGTGAAAGATAT is a genomic window of Sulfurovum sp. XGS-02 containing:
- the wecB gene encoding non-hydrolyzing UDP-N-acetylglucosamine 2-epimerase, whose product is MKKVLLVFGTRPEAIKMAPLVKACETETSIQSKVCVTAQHREMLDQVLDMFDIIPNYDLNIMKPGQDLFDVTSNVLLGLKDVLSDFKPDIVLVHGDTTTTSASSLAAFYHKIKVGHVEAGLRTGNIYSPWPEEANRQITGVLANYHFAPTTTSEKNLLKENKNQDNILVTGNTVIDALFLALDKIENNPQLKHKIIVSINSQYQLNDTKKLVLVTGHRRENFGQGFINICEALKTLALNNPEIDIVYPVHLNPNVQQPVKEILSDVSNVFLIEPLQYESFIYMMNHSYFIITDSGGVQEEAPSLGKPVLVMRDTTERPEAVEAGTVKLVGTNKETIITEAQKLLDDEDAYNTMAKAHNPYGDGKACERIVDFIKRV
- a CDS encoding glycosyltransferase family 4 protein; translated protein: MMNVLMVSLDYVPTVGGITAHVYELSQALRRIGCHVTIATKFVNKGQKPFETLDGVDIYRFDLKFFGFTYGYQINKFVKDLIRKKDFDIIHIHGMRPLEFYNIKDIPLVYTNHTSGYLKRIRKGGYRIPLLKRLFDKPKLFLAPSEELLEVPFEIKAKKVFISNGVISDKFTRNEKIRNELRSTLGIKDDEILAIITRRMVWKNGVKYLAKSTKYIKNKKLKFLFIGDGEDFEEVKKILEENFTNRFILLGSKRHDEIIDYYSASDLSILPSLMEATSISGLEAMAASLPLVGTRVGGIPVLIKDGVNGYLCEPENPQDLAEKIDKLLENDYVGMGNKSKEFVNQNFDWLKIAEQTLYEYKELLK
- a CDS encoding glycosyltransferase family 4 protein; this translates as MRIVQLLPELNEGGVERGVMELSRELVKQGHESIVVSAGGKLQDQIEKDGGKHITLDVYSKNLFTAPFRVLKLRKILKDIKPDILHARSRVPAWLTYLANRTLHFPFVTTVHGFNSVNPYSKVMTYGDKVICGSKFMIEHIVKHYQTPMDKIVLIPRGVDMDAFSKELDHDFIDDFKKKYQLDNCFIITHVARITHWKDQKTAIKAFMEVKKHIKNAKLLFVGSVDESRINYYEELNKMVEESPYSNDIIFTGNQQHIKEIFSLSDVSISASNKPETFGRANIESIFMGTPLIATNIGATADYVIEGKNGFLFEPNDAEGLSSLIIKVQQSSFDKEEMAEYIRENFSLEQMVDKNMSVYTDLVNNERV
- a CDS encoding ELM1/GtrOC1 family putative glycosyltransferase, producing the protein MSRVLILSDDRPGHLNQSLALVKYLNVPYDVVSVRFKYKWVKALSYILDKIGMYTDKLFDLQIDRTYDMVVGTGSTTSYATKVFAKKMDARSVAMMLPRGYRYDFDIIFAQSHDNPPKQKNIIEIPANFAYVEPQGLYQAKKKSIGIVIGGDNKLFTMSKEKLQLQLDTIVDRYKEYEVAVTTSPRTSKEIEDLIASYAFDYEVTFSKNPINPIPDFLDQCETVFITGDSTSMISEAVSYGNSNVMVLPLESKRDNKFIRFIDVLEKEGYLHIFDGTIKNKNKKIDFKTYLTEVNI
- a CDS encoding lysophospholipid acyltransferase family protein gives rise to the protein MREKTEYAFVRLFLWLAKIAPTSFIYTMMKALTLLVYHIDKKRRHLTITNLTMAFPEKTPQEIVLLSKEVYIELSKTISEILLMFTGKFDIDHAIKNREEVQEKLQELAQNSPHGIVFMTAHFSNWELMAHFIAKNGLPMIVIGRKGNNRLIEANITTPFREKYGNSAASKDKAMLSMMKRLKAKGNVGLLIDQKSGGPLSAKIDFFGKPAETTLSVASLKLKLDPLVVPVFVVRNSEGLYELVINEGVEYVADEIEDQQKKLEAMTLKYNQAIEDIVKKYPEQWFWMHNRWRV
- the hisH gene encoding imidazole glycerol phosphate synthase subunit HisH, producing the protein MIGIVDYKMGNLASVINAFAKVGADATLESDPSKLDQYDKLILPGVGAFGDAMEHLKTNGMDKAVIDFAASGKPLLGICLGMQLLFESSEEFAKDEHGTKGLGLIPGKVVAFDENKFDHHLKVPHMGWNELFQQKETALFAEMKKDFYLYFVHSFHAVCDDAYAIGKTHYGYEFVSAVQNGNIYGIQPHPEKSHENGLKIIENFAKL